The following are encoded in a window of Halosolutus halophilus genomic DNA:
- a CDS encoding WD40/YVTN/BNR-like repeat-containing protein, whose product MATRSESGGFGAFFRRYTKTWMHAVATAGLTAFGTLTIVHRGFVVLAIASYVVPPIVLYLSRTRGPEAPTATGGDESRSPTEAALADQTDFGTDSGASERVDPPAATPPDAASTDGRDPKPTADGEAIDRESGIEGVPETDDGGPEPDELGPETGEEELEVGGQKPGIGEQEDESEADLHWTPVDVPTDATLADVAIADGGAVAVGDGGAVLVAAGDDWDPALEDGPGAQGQDLRAVDATADGDVAWVAGDGGAVGRVEITTGRHADHSAPADRTDNLTGLAVAGATGDETILLANGSGEVIRGRYRDGDLAWDGPKTPGSGSSLSGVDLLDDAIGYCCDTNDGVFRTDDGGQTYDAIGVDGTDGTLTDVAAGEGGACHVSTDAGVVHRYDGSTWTPDRITDGALSALARHGDRLVATDDEGAVYDRADPTADWERVFTGASGPLHGVAIGPDRSIAVGAEGTVVERR is encoded by the coding sequence ATGGCGACCCGGTCCGAGAGCGGCGGCTTCGGCGCGTTCTTCAGGCGGTACACGAAGACCTGGATGCACGCCGTCGCGACGGCCGGGCTCACCGCGTTCGGGACGCTCACCATCGTCCACCGGGGATTCGTCGTCCTGGCGATCGCCAGTTACGTCGTGCCGCCGATCGTGCTCTATCTCTCGCGGACGCGCGGCCCCGAGGCCCCGACCGCGACGGGCGGTGACGAATCTCGATCGCCGACCGAGGCCGCACTGGCCGATCAGACCGATTTCGGGACGGATTCCGGCGCGAGCGAGCGAGTCGATCCTCCGGCGGCGACGCCCCCGGACGCCGCTTCCACCGACGGACGGGACCCCAAGCCGACGGCCGACGGTGAGGCGATCGACCGGGAGTCCGGGATCGAGGGCGTACCTGAAACGGACGACGGAGGGCCCGAACCTGACGAATTGGGACCCGAGACCGGTGAGGAGGAACTCGAAGTCGGCGGGCAGAAGCCCGGGATCGGCGAACAGGAGGACGAAAGCGAAGCGGACCTGCACTGGACGCCCGTCGACGTGCCGACGGACGCGACACTCGCCGACGTCGCGATCGCTGACGGCGGCGCGGTCGCCGTCGGGGACGGTGGCGCGGTGCTCGTGGCCGCCGGCGACGACTGGGATCCCGCTCTCGAGGACGGCCCGGGTGCGCAGGGACAGGACCTTCGAGCGGTCGACGCGACGGCCGACGGCGACGTCGCCTGGGTCGCCGGCGACGGTGGCGCCGTTGGACGAGTCGAGATTACGACGGGGCGACACGCGGACCACTCCGCCCCGGCCGATCGAACGGACAACCTGACCGGACTGGCCGTCGCGGGCGCGACCGGCGACGAGACGATCCTCCTCGCGAACGGTTCGGGAGAAGTGATCCGGGGCCGCTACCGGGACGGCGACCTCGCGTGGGACGGCCCCAAGACGCCGGGGAGTGGCTCCAGCCTGAGCGGCGTCGATTTGCTCGACGACGCGATCGGCTACTGCTGCGACACGAACGACGGCGTCTTCCGGACCGACGACGGCGGGCAGACGTACGACGCGATCGGGGTCGACGGGACCGACGGGACGCTCACCGACGTCGCGGCGGGCGAGGGAGGAGCGTGCCACGTCAGCACGGACGCGGGCGTCGTCCACCGGTACGACGGGAGTACGTGGACGCCCGATCGGATCACCGACGGTGCGCTGTCGGCGCTCGCCCGCCACGGCGATCGACTCGTCGCGACCGACGACGAGGGTGCAGTCTACGATCGGGCCGATCCGACCGCTGACTGGGAGCGGGTCTTCACGGGCGCGAGCGGGCCGCTCCACGGCGTCGCGATCGGCCCCGATCGATCGATCGCCGTCGGTGCCGAGGGGACCGTGGTCGAGCGGCGGTGA